A single genomic interval of Candidatus Hydrogenedentota bacterium harbors:
- a CDS encoding DUF4981 domain-containing protein, which yields MNSLFVLRCVLSSVSKENAKEYEDPKVFGINKEPPRATSVPFADRDKAISGVREESPYVRSLNGMWRFHWAEKPSDAPADFFGEEFNVSSWSEIAVPGNWQMQGYEAPVYVNLGNLSSPAQPPKTNPEWNPTGSYVRTFDLPEYWAGRRTILHFGGVQSALYLWINGQYVGYSQESMTPAEFDITPFVRPGTNRIAARVLRLCDGSYLEDQDQWRFSGIHREVMLISTSPVHIRDFSVRTDLDSQYRDATLSVRTHVRNSDAQPSQELSVAAELLDSAGQRIARIELGNASPKQGEEVVIEGGVPVTNPLKWSAEAPHLYTLVLTLTDSSGALVDVRRCRVGFRKVELKDEQLCVNGVPIEIRGVNRHDHDPDHGKVPSADWMLKDVLLMKQFNINAVRTSHYPNDPRWLDLCDEYGIYVCDEADIESHAFWSMFTDDPEWCDAFIDRVSRMVERDKNHPSVIIWSLGNESGYGPNHDACSAWIREHEPTRLIHYHPADDAACVDMLAPMYPAVDYIVELAENPNEHRPVIMCEYAHSMGNSTGNLKEYWEAIRKYKRLQGGFIWDWVDQGIRQRSIMVTPDLAHPSRPAFAVGKVARGHRERGLSDGYAVVPPLPGLNAAGQGITLEAWVCPTEEEGLNPYITKGNQQFALQQFGPKTLDFHIQDGSPVVLSAPVPENWLGTWHHIAGTYDGETLRLFIDGRFVAEKAHAGTADFSPYPVYIGRNPELMRTMRGTIDSVRIYGYALSEAELNDGNARAPKGALLWLDLNEFTVEAREWFAYGGDLGENPSDGTFCLNGMVSSDRVPHPCLWEYKKILQPVEVNLVNAETGALEIVNRYHFIDLSHLTCEWIVSTDEGVLAQGVIPTLTTAAGTRTAVQLPLAGTQRPAGIRSDLTVRFILSKPSPWATAGHEVAWSQFELPAREALPILSRREMPEVTLRESEGLTVVQGRDFRIMFDQLRGSIRSWRVGETELLVKGPSPSFWRAPTDNDRISGAEKRWRDSGYHQLIKEVSTVYFVQPSPHEVRGIVQMTLKGAKAKGQFRCVVTYTIHGTGDVVLRFECTPEGELADLPRLGLGLTLPKELTNIEWYGRGPHETYSDRKLGAPMGVFEELVLPDNLPYARPQEYGNKIDVTWATLTDDSGWGLGVIGMPTFQFTAHPYTTEALTEASHPFELMPEENVTVHLDWLTSGLGNGSCGPATLPQYVLNPAPWDFSIRLAGIGPNVPGIIQRSRYALPKSKDSEA from the coding sequence ATGAATTCGCTATTTGTCTTGCGTTGTGTGTTAAGCAGTGTCTCGAAGGAGAACGCAAAGGAATACGAAGACCCGAAGGTGTTTGGCATCAACAAGGAGCCTCCGCGCGCGACTTCGGTTCCGTTTGCGGATCGGGACAAGGCCATTTCGGGTGTGCGCGAAGAGAGTCCCTATGTTCGCTCATTAAATGGAATGTGGCGCTTCCACTGGGCCGAAAAGCCTTCCGATGCACCGGCAGACTTCTTTGGAGAGGAGTTTAATGTCAGTTCCTGGTCAGAGATTGCCGTACCCGGCAACTGGCAGATGCAGGGCTACGAAGCGCCGGTATATGTAAATCTCGGGAATCTTTCCTCGCCAGCTCAGCCCCCGAAGACCAATCCTGAGTGGAATCCGACGGGCTCGTATGTGCGTACTTTCGATCTTCCCGAATATTGGGCGGGTCGCAGGACGATCCTTCACTTCGGCGGTGTTCAGTCGGCTCTCTACCTTTGGATCAACGGTCAGTATGTGGGATACAGCCAAGAGAGCATGACTCCCGCGGAATTCGACATCACGCCGTTCGTTCGACCGGGCACTAATCGAATTGCGGCGCGTGTGTTGCGTCTCTGCGATGGCAGTTATCTTGAAGATCAAGACCAGTGGCGCTTCAGCGGCATACACCGCGAAGTCATGCTAATCTCCACTTCGCCCGTACATATTCGCGATTTCAGCGTGAGGACTGACCTGGATTCTCAGTACCGCGACGCTACGCTTTCGGTGCGCACGCATGTTCGCAATTCGGATGCTCAGCCATCGCAAGAGCTGTCCGTGGCCGCTGAACTCCTTGATTCTGCTGGCCAGCGCATAGCCCGGATTGAACTGGGCAACGCGTCGCCAAAGCAGGGTGAAGAGGTGGTCATCGAAGGCGGAGTACCGGTAACGAATCCGCTGAAATGGAGCGCGGAAGCGCCTCATTTGTACACGCTTGTGCTAACGCTAACGGACTCCTCGGGCGCATTGGTGGATGTGCGCAGGTGCCGGGTCGGGTTTCGCAAAGTTGAACTCAAGGACGAACAGCTTTGCGTCAATGGGGTGCCCATCGAGATACGCGGTGTAAATCGCCACGATCACGATCCCGACCACGGAAAGGTGCCTTCGGCGGACTGGATGCTGAAAGACGTGCTTCTCATGAAGCAGTTCAACATCAATGCCGTGCGCACCTCGCATTACCCGAACGACCCGCGTTGGTTGGATCTTTGTGACGAATACGGGATCTACGTGTGCGATGAAGCAGATATCGAATCGCATGCATTCTGGAGCATGTTCACCGACGATCCGGAATGGTGCGACGCGTTTATCGATCGCGTTTCGCGCATGGTGGAGCGCGACAAGAACCATCCGAGCGTGATTATCTGGTCTTTGGGGAACGAATCGGGTTACGGACCCAATCACGATGCTTGCTCGGCGTGGATACGCGAGCATGAGCCGACGCGCCTCATTCACTACCATCCGGCAGACGATGCCGCGTGTGTTGATATGCTTGCACCCATGTATCCCGCCGTGGACTACATTGTGGAGTTGGCCGAGAATCCTAACGAGCATCGCCCGGTCATAATGTGCGAATACGCCCATTCCATGGGCAACAGCACGGGGAACCTGAAGGAATACTGGGAAGCTATCCGAAAGTACAAACGACTTCAAGGCGGATTTATCTGGGATTGGGTGGACCAGGGGATTCGGCAGCGGTCCATCATGGTAACACCGGATTTGGCGCATCCGAGTCGTCCGGCATTTGCCGTGGGGAAAGTAGCACGGGGTCATCGCGAACGAGGCTTGTCGGACGGGTACGCCGTAGTCCCTCCCCTGCCTGGGCTCAATGCGGCGGGGCAAGGTATCACGCTCGAGGCTTGGGTATGCCCCACGGAAGAGGAAGGGTTGAATCCTTATATCACCAAGGGTAACCAACAATTTGCTCTCCAGCAGTTCGGACCGAAGACGCTGGATTTCCACATTCAGGATGGAAGCCCGGTCGTCCTTTCCGCGCCCGTTCCGGAGAACTGGCTGGGGACGTGGCATCATATCGCGGGCACCTACGACGGAGAGACACTTCGTCTGTTTATCGACGGGCGCTTCGTGGCTGAGAAAGCGCACGCGGGGACGGCGGACTTCAGCCCGTATCCGGTGTACATTGGGCGAAATCCCGAATTGATGCGGACCATGCGAGGGACTATCGACAGCGTGCGGATCTATGGCTACGCGTTGTCGGAAGCGGAGCTGAACGACGGCAATGCGCGCGCCCCGAAGGGTGCGCTGCTTTGGCTCGATCTAAACGAGTTTACAGTCGAAGCGCGTGAGTGGTTTGCGTACGGCGGCGACCTGGGTGAAAACCCGAGCGATGGGACGTTCTGCTTGAATGGGATGGTGTCGTCCGATCGCGTTCCCCACCCTTGTCTTTGGGAATACAAGAAGATTCTGCAGCCCGTGGAAGTGAACCTCGTCAACGCGGAAACGGGTGCGCTGGAGATCGTCAACCGCTATCACTTCATCGACTTGTCGCATCTTACTTGCGAGTGGATTGTGAGCACGGACGAAGGAGTTCTTGCGCAAGGTGTCATCCCCACATTAACAACCGCCGCGGGCACACGCACTGCCGTGCAGTTGCCGCTTGCAGGCACGCAGCGGCCTGCCGGCATCCGGAGCGACCTGACGGTGCGTTTCATACTCTCGAAACCGTCCCCTTGGGCCACTGCGGGTCACGAGGTGGCATGGTCGCAGTTTGAGTTGCCTGCGCGTGAAGCTCTTCCAATCTTGAGCAGACGTGAAATGCCGGAAGTGACACTACGGGAATCGGAAGGGCTGACTGTGGTGCAGGGCCGCGACTTTCGCATCATGTTCGATCAGTTGCGAGGGAGTATACGCTCCTGGCGCGTGGGCGAAACGGAGTTGCTCGTGAAGGGCCCGTCGCCTTCGTTCTGGCGCGCACCCACCGATAACGATCGTATCAGCGGCGCCGAGAAGCGCTGGCGCGATTCCGGCTACCATCAATTGATCAAAGAAGTATCGACGGTCTATTTCGTGCAACCGTCGCCGCACGAGGTACGCGGCATTGTTCAGATGACTCTCAAAGGAGCGAAGGCCAAGGGTCAATTCAGGTGCGTCGTCACCTACACAATCCACGGAACCGGCGACGTTGTCTTGCGCTTCGAATGTACGCCCGAGGGTGAACTCGCCGATCTCCCGCGGTTGGGCCTGGGCCTGACTCTTCCGAAAGAGCTCACCAATATTGAGTGGTACGGTAGAGGGCCGCACGAGACTTATTCGGACAGAAAACTTGGTGCTCCCATGGGTGTTTTCGAAGAACTCGTATTGCCTGACAACTTGCCGTATGCGAGGCCGCAAGAGTACGGCAACAAGATCGACGTAACGTGGGCAACCCTTACGGACGATTCCGGCTGGGGACTGGGTGTGATTGGGATGCCCACCTTCCAGTTCACCGCACATCCCTATACGACGGAGGCGTTGACGGAAGCGTCGCATCCGTTCGAGCTAATGCCTGAGGAGAATGTGACGGTCCATCTGGATTGGCTCACTTCGGGGCTGGGAAATGGAAGCTGCGGACCCGCGACGTTGCCTCAATACGTGCTCAACCCTGCGCCTTGGGATTTCTCGATTCGATTGGCGGGGATAGGCCCGAATGTCCCGGGGATTATCCAACGCTCACGCTATGCTTTGCCGAAGAGCAAAGACTCAGAGGCATAA
- a CDS encoding SGNH/GDSL hydrolase family protein: METISPVHGTEPSADATPADGFLSRTMRVTRTAAIVVILALLLLEIVLRVMGLASPVLYVDDDATGYRLKPDQKARYLTNAISVNRWGVRDARPLKQKNPNTKRIVVLGDSVTWGGILLHQQELFTSLLEQALTGTEVINAGINGYSVAQMAQLYRSHLTGLDADTILLFAIPRDFVRPIRVSLVRDSVSFPKRKPLFALSTALGGALVELYRRTGWHILEPAPITHEDSPRLSPPEAVAENVRELADLAEAVQGKARLLVVIAPVLSESPAGGPVDTVKDSLAAHAIDFVDLGQNLKAEPSMFADGVHFSKEGHRRVAEALAAYLNETMPSEALAE, from the coding sequence ATGGAGACGATCTCGCCCGTACATGGAACAGAGCCGTCCGCGGATGCGACACCTGCGGACGGCTTTCTCTCGCGCACGATGCGGGTGACGCGTACCGCGGCGATCGTAGTCATTCTGGCGTTGCTGCTGCTTGAGATCGTATTGCGAGTCATGGGCCTAGCCTCTCCTGTCTTGTACGTCGACGACGATGCTACCGGGTACCGGCTCAAGCCGGATCAGAAGGCTCGCTACCTCACCAACGCTATTTCGGTGAATCGCTGGGGTGTTCGCGACGCGAGGCCATTGAAGCAGAAGAATCCGAATACAAAACGAATTGTTGTCTTAGGCGACTCGGTAACATGGGGAGGGATTCTGCTTCACCAGCAAGAGTTGTTTACGTCGCTTCTTGAACAGGCTTTGACCGGAACCGAAGTCATCAATGCCGGTATAAACGGGTATTCCGTTGCTCAAATGGCTCAGCTCTATCGCTCTCATTTGACCGGACTAGACGCGGATACGATTCTGCTGTTCGCCATTCCACGCGATTTTGTACGACCGATTCGCGTGTCGCTTGTTCGCGATAGCGTTTCATTCCCGAAGCGCAAGCCGCTCTTTGCGCTTTCCACGGCATTGGGAGGGGCACTGGTTGAGCTGTATCGAAGAACGGGTTGGCACATCCTGGAACCTGCGCCCATCACGCATGAGGATTCGCCCCGGTTGTCGCCGCCCGAAGCCGTCGCTGAGAATGTTCGTGAGCTTGCCGATCTTGCTGAAGCGGTGCAGGGAAAAGCCCGGTTGCTGGTTGTTATCGCGCCGGTGCTCAGCGAATCGCCGGCCGGAGGCCCAGTGGACACCGTCAAGGATTCACTAGCCGCTCACGCGATCGATTTCGTTGACCTGGGCCAGAATCTTAAGGCGGAACCTTCTATGTTCGCCGATGGTGTTCACTTCTCCAAAGAGGGTCACCGGCGCGTTGCCGAGGCATTGGCTGCCTATCTAAATGAGACCATGCCTTCTG